A region of Verrucomicrobiota bacterium DNA encodes the following proteins:
- a CDS encoding prepilin-type N-terminal cleavage/methylation domain-containing protein yields the protein MRRRGFTLVEMIAVVAIIGVLLAIGVLGITSWGRGHRLNSAAQVIQQTLTAARMEAQTKCTTTSVSLGDVIERSVRTEMPGGSYEWITHGNAYMLPENVALAPGDGETMLPGQCEFLPTGCSRMFPQKFRLVYEPKPGRVYELQIVVMMVTGQVAVQKRCPKCGQFAVFYGSKCQACSK from the coding sequence ATGAGGCGCAGAGGGTTCACGCTGGTCGAGATGATCGCTGTCGTCGCTATCATCGGTGTTCTGCTGGCCATCGGCGTCCTTGGCATCACAAGCTGGGGGCGCGGCCACCGGCTCAACTCCGCGGCCCAGGTCATCCAGCAGACGCTCACCGCGGCCCGGATGGAGGCGCAGACCAAGTGCACCACAACCTCCGTCTCTCTCGGCGACGTAATCGAGCGCTCCGTCAGAACCGAGATGCCGGGCGGCTCGTATGAATGGATCACCCACGGCAACGCATACATGCTGCCTGAGAACGTCGCACTCGCCCCCGGCGACGGCGAGACGATGCTGCCTGGTCAATGCGAGTTCCTGCCCACCGGCTGCTCGCGCATGTTCCCGCAGAAGTTCAGGCTCGTCTACGAGCCGAAGCCAGGCCGTGTCTATGAGTTGCAGATCGTGGTGATGATGGTCACGGGGCAGGTAGCGGTGCAGAAGCGTTGCCCGAAGTGCGGCCAGTTCGCGGTGTTCTATGGAAGCAAGTGCCAAGCATGCTCGAAATAA
- a CDS encoding D-lyxose/D-mannose family sugar isomerase: MIGRKEFEEAQKRALDYYRRAGIVLTPEEEAGIEVADFGLGELKHTGLEVVTYVNTARCCAKELVLFPRQTCPEHRHPPVAGEPGKEETFRCRWGTVYLYVPGERTAHPHGKPPAGREKHYNVWHEIVLKPGEQYTLPPNTLHWFQGGDEGAVVSEFSTKSRDEADIFTDPETARIPEIGE, encoded by the coding sequence ATGATCGGCAGGAAGGAGTTCGAGGAGGCCCAGAAGAGGGCTCTGGACTACTACCGCAGGGCGGGCATCGTGCTGACGCCCGAGGAGGAGGCGGGGATCGAGGTGGCCGATTTCGGTCTGGGGGAGCTCAAGCACACGGGGCTCGAGGTGGTCACGTACGTCAATACCGCCAGGTGCTGTGCCAAGGAGCTTGTCCTGTTTCCCCGCCAAACGTGTCCCGAGCACCGCCATCCCCCGGTCGCCGGCGAGCCGGGCAAGGAGGAGACCTTCCGGTGCCGTTGGGGCACGGTGTACCTCTACGTGCCCGGCGAGAGGACCGCGCACCCGCACGGAAAACCGCCCGCCGGGCGGGAGAAGCACTACAACGTCTGGCACGAGATCGTGCTCAAGCCGGGCGAGCAGTACACGCTGCCGCCGAACACGCTGCACTGGTTCCAGGGCGGCGACGAGGGCGCGGTGGTCTCGGAGTTCTCGACGAAGAGCCGGGACGAGGCGGACATCTTCACCGATCCGGAGACCGCGCGGATCCCGGAGATCGGCGAGTAG